The genomic stretch GTGACCGGCTGCGGATCGACCTCAACCAGCGCACGGTCAACCTGCTCATTCCCGAGGCAGACACTGATGTACCTTGTCGTTCCAAGCCACTTGTACAATTCTGAGTCCTGAGAAAGCTATCGAACCAATAGCTTAATAGGCAAATCGGGCCTTTGTGCGGGTTTCGTGATTTTCCGAACTGTATAAACATCGGAAAATAAACGGAAAAAGAGGCCGAATGTGATGCCTCTTCTGGGCACCAGTAGATTAAAGCACTGAAATATATGGAGAAAAGGATACTCCTTGAGGACTCTTATTGATCCTCCAAACTCTTGTCTTGGCTCGTCTTTTCCGTTCTCTTTCAGTGCCTAACAGTTTCTGGCGGCCAAATCTCTGATTGTCCCGGATCGATCTTGCTCGAAATTCTTGCGGGCCTTTTTGTGGGCTTATGTCAAAAACATATTTAAGGGCCCTCATGACCTTCGTAATCGGGATTTTTCCAGTTGTTGTAAGGCGTCGGGGTACTTGGTTTGCCGCGATCTCTGTCGCGCAGAGGGCTACAGCAACCGGAGGTGAGCCATCAGCATCTGTCTGCGACTGGAAGGCGGTTGCGCCATGGCTTATGAAAAGCGCTATTAATGCAATCTAGCGAAAGATAAGTTCCAGCGGGCTGTGCTGTTGCAGTTGGTTGATATCCAGTTGACGGTGCGGCGGTGCGAGGGGCGCAAGCGTAGGGCGATCAGGTTCAATCACTGCCATCTGTATCGCGTACCGGCCTCGGTAGCCGCGTGCGGCCAAGTCCTTCGCAATAGTGAGAATATCGTCTTCGTTCAGCAGATCGGTATGAACCGTAGTGCGCACCTCAAAGCGAACCGTGCCCTGCGCACAAAGCATGTCGAGCGTGGAGTTGAAGCGCCGCCATGCCGTGACGCCCGTCACTTCGGCAAACTTTGCTCGCGGCGCTTTGTAGTCGAGCGCGATCCTGTCCAACAATTGTGCCTCGAGCAGGCGGGTGATCACATCCGGGCGCAAGCCGTTGGTATCGAGCTTGATGGCGAAACCCATGGCCTTTACCTTTTCGGCAAAGTTGGCAAGGCCGGACCAGGTGGTTGCTTCTCCGCCCGAAAGCACCACGCCGTCCAGCAGTCCGCGCCGCCGGGTGAGAAAGTCCATGACCGCGCCTTCCCCGATGCTTCCCTTGCCCAAGACGATCTGCGGATTGTGACAATATCCACAGCGCATGTTGCACCCTGCGATCCAGACGATGCAGGCCGCGCAGCCCGGGAAATCCAGCATGGTGAACGGGGTCAGGGCATGGAAGGGCGTGGCGGCGCGGTTCTGACCGCGCCGCCTGTCCCGAGCAAGAGTTGCAGCGGTTGCCATATCAGCGCGGCGGAGCGAACAGGTCACCCACCATGGCCGCGTCTTCGGTAAAGTGTCGACGCTGGCGATGCTCGCCCTGCTTACCCTTGTTGAAGCTGTCGACCGGCCGGAAATAGCCCATCACGCGGGTCCACACCTTGGTCCGTTCGCCGCATGTGGGACATTCGGGCTGTTCGCCATCAAGATAGCCATGTGTGTCGCAGACAGAGAACACCGGGGTCAGCGTGACATAGGGCAAGCGGTAATTGGTCAGCACCTTCTTCAGGAAATTGCGTGCGGCATCCGCGCCCGACAATTTCTCGCTCATATAAAGGTGCAGCACGGTGCCGCCGGTATATTTGCATTGCAGCTCGTTCTGTAGTTCGAGCGCCTCGAACGGGTCGTCGGTATGATCGACCGGGATCTGCGAAGAGTTGGTGTAGTAGATGTTTTCATCGCAGCCTGCCTGAAGGATGCCGGGGAAGCGCTTCTTGTCTTCCTTGGCAAACCGGTAGGTCGTGCCCTCAGCCGGGGTGGCCTCAAGATTGTAGAGGTTGCCGGTGTTCTCCTGGTAGACAACCAGCTTTGCCCGCATATGGTCGAGGATATCTAGCGCCATGGCGATCCCGTCCTCTTCGGTCAGATCGGAGGTGTCGCCGGTGAAGTTGCGGACCATCTCGTTCATTCCGTTGACTCCGATGGTCGAGAAATGGTTGCGCAGGAACGGCAGATACCGGGCAGTGAAGGGGTAAAGCCCGCGGTCGTACATCTTCTGGACGAATGCGCGCTTCTTCTCGAGCGTCGACTTGGCGATGTCCATCAGCCGGTCAAGCTCCGCCATCAGGCCGGGTAAATCGCCTTTGAAGCGATATCCGAGCGCGGCCATGTTGATGGTGACGACGCCGAGCGAGCCGGTCATTTCCGCTGAACCGAACAGACCGTTGCCGCGTTTGAGCAGTTCGCGCAGGTCAAGCTGGAGACGGCAGCACATTGAGCGCACAGCACCGGGCGAATAGGCTTCCGGATTGGGGCGGCGTTCGCCTGTTCCGGGATCGCGGATGTACTGGCTGCCGATGAAATTCTGAAAGTAGGATGATCCGACCTTGGCCGCATTCTCGAAAATGGCGGTCGCGACCCTGCTGTCCCAGTTGAAGTCCTCGGTGATATTCACGGTCGGGATTGGGAACGTGAAGGGCTGCCCTGTGGCATCGCCCTCGGTCATGACTTCGTAATAGGCGAGGTTGATCAGTTCCATCTCAGCCTCGAAATGAGCAAAGCTCATATCCGCCAGGCTGCGCAGGCCGATATCGCGCGCCTGTGCCCGATCAAGCAAAAACTGATTGTCGATGCCCTTAAACAGGTGTTCGTCGCGGTAAGTCGGATAGAGGTTGCGAAGATCCTCCGGCACCACGATGTCCAGCGTGATATTGGTGAACGGCGATTGTCCCCACCGCGCCGGGACGTTGAGGTTGTAGACGAACTGGCGGATCGCTTTCTTGACTTCGGCGTAGCTCAGATTGTCGTAAAAGACATAGGGTGCAAGATAGGTGTCGAAGCTGGAGAAGGCCTGCGCGCCCGCCCATTCCGATTGCAGGATCCCCAGGAAATTGCTCATCTGCCCGAGCGCCTCGCGGAAATGGCGCGGCGGACGGGAAGACACTCGGCCTGCGACCCCGTTGAAACCATCGTTAAGCAAAGCTCGCAAAGACCAACCTGCGCAATAGCCGGTCAAACAATCGAGGTCGTGAATGTGAATGTCGCCTTGTCGGTGGGCCAGCCCTTCTTCCGGCGCATAAATCTCGTCGAGCCAGAAATTGGCGATTACCTTGCCGGCGACATTGCTGATCAGGCCGGCATGCGAATAGCCGACATTGGCGTTGGCCTTGATCCGCCAGTCGGCACCGGAAATGTATTCACCCACAGTGTCCGAACAATCGATGCTGCTGCCCTTCCACAGAGGGCCGGAATTTGGCGCGTGACAACGCAGCCGATCAATTACTGCAGTGGTTTCGTCGCCATCTTTGTTTTGCAGTTCCAGTGCCATGATCCATCGCCCTCCGAAGTGGTTGGCGATTGGTTAGATCCCTCAACCACAAGATGTTGTGTGTGGAATCGTTGATAGGCACAATTTTTTGGCGATCATTGATAAATATCAATTGGCTCGAGAATTCCTGTGATCCGGCAAGCCTCTCACTCCCGGGCGAAAGCCACCGGCCAGAAAGTCATTGGCATTCTTGCATGGATGGGAACGTGATTGGCCGGTGTCAGGCGTTTTGCGGAAATAGCTGCTCCATGAAACGCGAACGGTCACCGGTAATTTGGGCAAGATTGAATTGATCAAGATGAGCCATGAATGCCTCAAGGGCTCCAGCCAATGCCGGCTTTAGCCCGCATACACCATCGATTGCGCAATCTGCCTTACCGCCCATGCAGGCGACAAATCCTTCGGTGTTTTCCAAACTGCGCACCACGTGGCCGATACATATATCTGACGGAGCGCGTGCCAGACGCACTCCGCCACCGCGTCCGCGCTGCGTTTCGACAAAACGTGCGGCGGCAAGGTCTTGCGCCACCTTGGCGAGGTGGTTGCGAGAGATATCATAATGCTCCGCAAGCGAGTCAATCGAAACGACCTCCTCTTTTGCGGCAAGCGCCATCAGCATGCGCAAGGCATAATCGGTTCGGAGGTTCATCTGCATAAAAAAGGTATATCAGATATTGCTTTTATCACAAACTCTCTTTAATAGGCATTTCAAATACCTTTTAAAGAGAGTTTGTGATGTCCGCGGTTAGCGAAAGATCACGCCAGGAAGTGCACGCTGCAAGAGCTGCTAAACGCGCGCATGCAGAAGCGCAGGGCGTCGACGAACAATTCATCTCGCTTATGGTCGAGCGTTTCTATGCCAGCATCCGCCAGGACTATCTGCTCGGCCCGATCTTTGCGGAGCGCATTTCCGATTGGCCTTGGCACATGGAGCGGATGAAGACATTCTGGCGTTCCATCCTGTTCAACAGCGGGGAGTTTTCAGGCAATCCGATGGCCAAGCACATGGCCATTCCGGGGCTTGAAGACACGCATTTCGTTCGCTGGCTCGAACTCTTCTACGCCACCTTGAAAGACCTCGGCCCCCAGCCCGAAGGCGCGGCCCTGGTTGCCGAAAGGGCGCGTGCCATCGCCGATAGCCTGCTTACCGGAATTTCCATCCGGCGAGACGGCATCTGCGGATCCAAAGCAGGAAGGAACCTCCCCCATGTTTGAACACCAATCGATAGCGGCTGATCGCGCCATTGACATCGAAGCCGAAGTCTGTGCCTTGGAACAGACGTTCCAGCCTTTGGCCGCCGCGCCCGTTCCACCACGAAACCCGGGGTTCCAGTTTCCTCGGCGTGTATGGCTCGCCATGTTCGCGTGTTATGCTATCTTCTTCCTTGCCATTGCCGCAGCCACAGGCGGAAGCGGACATGCACGTTTCGCTATCATCATCTCGGTCCTTTATGCCGCCGTTTATTTCGGAGTGGCGAGGATCGGTGCGCGACAGGCCGGACCAGAGGATATTTCGCCGCTCGATCAGGGCAAGATGCTCGATACTTTTACCGGTTTGATGGACAAGAGAGCCGTATATGGGCAGGTCCTGATTGTGCCGCTCGCTGTCGCACTGTTCGGCTTGGCGATACTGGTCATCACACTTTCGATCGGGATCGACAGTTAGCTATGCGGAACGTTTTGCCGGATGGCGTTGAGAAGTATGCCGAGTCACCGCTCTTCAGCGAGCAAACGGTTCCTGAAAAACTCATCTCGGAACATGATCTGAAAGCCGGAGTCTGGGGTAAACTGTGCGTAATCGACGGGACCCTCGAATATCACATTCCGGGTGGATCGCACCGGAGCCAACTTCTCAAAGCAGGCGAGTATGTCGTCATCGAACCGCAGCAGGTGCATTTCGTCAAACCGGTCCGAAACGTCCAGTTCAAAGTTGAATTCTATCGCTGAACCGAGATGCGCGGTGGCACATTCGCCTAAACCGCCGCAGATGCGCTTTCAGTCGACAGGGTCGAGAAAGTCCACCTTGCCGGTGTCGAGATGATAGAAGGCTCCCACGACTTTGAGCCTTCCTTCGCGCTGAGGTTCAAGCAGTGCTGGTGAAGCTTCTTCCCGCAATTCGCGGACAACGCGCCTGACATTGCTGATCGCAGCGGCGTCAACGATATGATCGGCCCACGGATCGGTTTCGAGCACAGCTGGCAGCAGCGACTGAAGGACCTTGGAGATATTCCCGCTGAAACTCGTCTTGCCCCGCGCCAGCGACACAGCCGCATTGAGCGCGCCGCAGGCCTCGTGACCCATGACGACGATCAAGGGGACTTGCAGATTCGTCA from Altererythrobacter epoxidivorans encodes the following:
- a CDS encoding anaerobic ribonucleoside-triphosphate reductase activating protein, with the translated sequence MLDFPGCAACIVWIAGCNMRCGYCHNPQIVLGKGSIGEGAVMDFLTRRRGLLDGVVLSGGEATTWSGLANFAEKVKAMGFAIKLDTNGLRPDVITRLLEAQLLDRIALDYKAPRAKFAEVTGVTAWRRFNSTLDMLCAQGTVRFEVRTTVHTDLLNEDDILTIAKDLAARGYRGRYAIQMAVIEPDRPTLAPLAPPHRQLDINQLQQHSPLELIFR
- a CDS encoding ribonucleoside triphosphate reductase — its product is MALELQNKDGDETTAVIDRLRCHAPNSGPLWKGSSIDCSDTVGEYISGADWRIKANANVGYSHAGLISNVAGKVIANFWLDEIYAPEEGLAHRQGDIHIHDLDCLTGYCAGWSLRALLNDGFNGVAGRVSSRPPRHFREALGQMSNFLGILQSEWAGAQAFSSFDTYLAPYVFYDNLSYAEVKKAIRQFVYNLNVPARWGQSPFTNITLDIVVPEDLRNLYPTYRDEHLFKGIDNQFLLDRAQARDIGLRSLADMSFAHFEAEMELINLAYYEVMTEGDATGQPFTFPIPTVNITEDFNWDSRVATAIFENAAKVGSSYFQNFIGSQYIRDPGTGERRPNPEAYSPGAVRSMCCRLQLDLRELLKRGNGLFGSAEMTGSLGVVTINMAALGYRFKGDLPGLMAELDRLMDIAKSTLEKKRAFVQKMYDRGLYPFTARYLPFLRNHFSTIGVNGMNEMVRNFTGDTSDLTEEDGIAMALDILDHMRAKLVVYQENTGNLYNLEATPAEGTTYRFAKEDKKRFPGILQAGCDENIYYTNSSQIPVDHTDDPFEALELQNELQCKYTGGTVLHLYMSEKLSGADAARNFLKKVLTNYRLPYVTLTPVFSVCDTHGYLDGEQPECPTCGERTKVWTRVMGYFRPVDSFNKGKQGEHRQRRHFTEDAAMVGDLFAPPR
- a CDS encoding RrF2 family transcriptional regulator, with the translated sequence MQMNLRTDYALRMLMALAAKEEVVSIDSLAEHYDISRNHLAKVAQDLAAARFVETQRGRGGGVRLARAPSDICIGHVVRSLENTEGFVACMGGKADCAIDGVCGLKPALAGALEAFMAHLDQFNLAQITGDRSRFMEQLFPQNA
- a CDS encoding group III truncated hemoglobin → MSAVSERSRQEVHAARAAKRAHAEAQGVDEQFISLMVERFYASIRQDYLLGPIFAERISDWPWHMERMKTFWRSILFNSGEFSGNPMAKHMAIPGLEDTHFVRWLELFYATLKDLGPQPEGAALVAERARAIADSLLTGISIRRDGICGSKAGRNLPHV
- a CDS encoding DUF1971 domain-containing protein; this encodes MRNVLPDGVEKYAESPLFSEQTVPEKLISEHDLKAGVWGKLCVIDGTLEYHIPGGSHRSQLLKAGEYVVIEPQQVHFVKPVRNVQFKVEFYR
- a CDS encoding carbonic anhydrase encodes the protein MERQAKRMEDASQLTPDQALELLKEGNRRFLEDTTYEPSMDRMRRLELAAAQRPFAAYLSCSDSRVPPELLFERGLGELFIIRNAGNTLCTTALGSLEFAVTNLQVPLIVVMGHEACGALNAAVSLARGKTSFSGNISKVLQSLLPAVLETDPWADHIVDAAAISNVRRVVRELREEASPALLEPQREGRLKVVGAFYHLDTGKVDFLDPVD